A region of Asterias rubens unplaced genomic scaffold, eAstRub1.3, whole genome shotgun sequence DNA encodes the following proteins:
- the LOC117306353 gene encoding ATPase family AAA domain-containing protein 1-B-like translates to MSDTEVSTRSIKLSLTKSEIFGLVFRLAILGVSTYYGVRWIVKAMDPTRKQKQEAKEQAEKLMKSIGVQGVSLSDYEMSIAAQLVDPLTLSITWQDIGGLEEICSEIRETILLPMKKKHLFKESVLMQPPKGVLLYGPPGCGKTMIAKAIAKDAGCRFVNLQASNLTDKWYGESQKLASAVFSLAIKLQPAIIFIDEIDSFLRSRASHDHEATAMMKAQFMTMWDGLITDTSCEVILMGATNRPRDVDPAILRRMPTTFHIGLPGKRERQNILKIILRTEKLGDGVSLNEIANQTDGFSGSDLREMCRNACIYTMRDFIRDQRSSTSEESQDDAESLRPVSMDDLMTSLHKTRETKQLQPGSISQASSLPLD, encoded by the exons ATGTCGGACACGGAAGTATCGACACGATCCATCAAACTGAGCCTAACAAAGAGTGAGATCTTTGGTCTAGTCTTTCGGCTTGCTATACTTGGTGTGTCCACGTACTACGGAGTACGATGGATAGTCAAAGCAATGGACCCtacaaggaaacaaaaacaagaagcaAAAGAACAG GCAGAGAAGTTAATGAAGAGTATCGGCGTCCAAGGAGTGAGTCTTAGCGATTATGAGATGAGCATCGCAGCTCAGCTCGTCGACCCACTGACGCTGTCAATCACCTGGCAAGACATCGGAGGCCTTGAGGAGATCTGCTCCGAGATCCGAGAAACAATTCTGCTTCCAATGAAGAAGAAACATCTGTTTAAGGAGTCTGTGTTGATGCAGCCGCCAAAAG GTGTGCTCCTCTACGGACCTCCAGGATGCGGTAAGACTATGATTGCCAAGGCGATTGCCAAGGATGCTGGGTGCCGTTTTGTCAACCTCCAGGCCTCCAATCTCACCGACAAATGGTACGGAGAGTCGCAGAAACTTGCATCCGCTGTCTTCTCATTG GCCATCAAGTTACAACCAGCAATCATCTTTATCGATGAGATAGACTCGTTCCTGAGATCAAGAGCAAGCCACGACCACGAGGCAACAGCGATGATGAAAGCTCAGTTTATGACCATGTGGGATGGTCTCATCACCGACACCAGTTGTGAG gtTATTTTAATGGGTGCCACCAACAGACCCAGAGATGTAGATCCAGCAATATTGCGGAGAATGCCAACCACCTTCCACATTGGCTTGCCT GGAAAGAGGGAGAGACAGAATATACTGAAAATAATTCTTCGAACAGAGAAG TTAGGAGATGGCGTTAGTTTGAATGAGATTGCCAACCAAACAGACGGTTTCTCTGGGAGTGATCTAAGAGAGATGTGTCGTAACGCCTGCATCTATACTATGAGAGACTTCATCAGAGATCAGAGATCATCAACAAG TGAGGAGTCCCAGGATGACGCAGAATCTCTCCGTCCCGTCTCGATGGATGACCTCATGACCTCTCTTCATAAGACACGAGAGACCAAGCAGCTACAGCCAGGATCAATCAGTCAAGCCAGTTCACTGCCCCTGGACTAG